A section of the Clostridia bacterium genome encodes:
- a CDS encoding family 16 glycosylhydrolase, translated as MKKLTAAVLIAALICACFSGGAFTAAADSLDRAMSTAKPELYGLYTLQSGNALRDVYDRAAATKAAGGTDAALAAALRNALGGLIPLEDYGRLELGGFGNVTDADIAGMKLNSGSVSSAADGAITLSGEGTLRYCNAARGGIAGPDPFGAVSPYADGIALKIDSSADASLDVEIGSRGENRSVYTISDIAVSSGERYYFFPFSRFGCQPDETFNYISLTFTGADEVSFSDLHGVAGALDGTRKAEYSETPVTPQALDGGGYFKLLQKGTSLALTMLTPADTGDRCCVFADDDPNDDSQLWLICPDPSSSNAVRFINKHYAFALRCDPNIGSTISASRPNLTEPEQVFNYSYNKARGFSFTVSGNQRLSYTESSLKFVSMTGGIKYFEIVSVAAPEWSTVWSDEFDGRALDRNVWNVRDGVVDGGENCYAFRDSEENVYLQNGNLVIHTFEGEYRGRPATSGHVSTEDNVQFGYGRYEFRVKMPHGQGIFPALWMMGNDDLWPLTGEIDILEMVGSGPSDGWRDDKKAIATFHYADENGEHREIGGYSTNGFLYCPERLSEDYHVYAVEWEKDQLRWYFDDILYLTVNVEDAALASALQENPMYIRINVALHGPGDYQLPEDMAEAFTYVDYVRYMKPRSSAAPQDGIKFDRAIPTYDFSREFWYPANAGAADAAQDKMLYASGSSALKIFSVGDMSELYSAEIGGDRYWIKSCALSADGSRAAAGYTGGVAAYNGRLSISAKTDFASNSPVVALSPDGSRCYAGGQPNDSSGFCDYFYVYNASNMRLIKSEYTGSWVDSIAVHDSGVYAYGCFDGTVRVRSASDADLGGFTAGGRVISIAFSPDGKKLYTADGGCNIYAYDIESGTASLLASLGDEVYRIAVSPDGTRLAAACGDSCARVYDLATGRLAARPCLGRLFVTAVNYSVDGKLLLLGGTDGKIGVFRADDGHPLALLTENDRPRWFDTAVICADNSAVMSIRRIYDYRSGPIAWTLPSDLIPADGGDPSALDALPYYDETAYTAESYAPYAAALKNAHAVKVNRYSAQAVIDAAAQALSDAESALEEKTVRGDLDGDGEVTVSDALRALRFAAGLSEPDENALRSGDADADGEITVSDALVILRVAIGLTSTL; from the coding sequence GTGAAAAAACTGACGGCGGCCGTTTTGATCGCGGCTTTAATATGCGCCTGTTTCTCCGGCGGCGCTTTCACGGCGGCCGCGGATTCGCTCGACCGCGCCATGAGTACGGCAAAGCCGGAACTCTACGGATTATACACGCTGCAGTCCGGAAACGCCCTGCGTGACGTATATGATCGCGCAGCGGCAACAAAAGCGGCCGGCGGCACCGACGCCGCGCTTGCTGCCGCGCTGCGAAACGCGCTCGGCGGACTTATCCCGCTCGAAGATTACGGACGCCTCGAACTCGGCGGGTTCGGCAACGTGACAGACGCCGATATCGCTGGGATGAAGCTGAATTCCGGCTCCGTATCCTCCGCCGCGGACGGCGCTATCACGCTCTCCGGCGAAGGAACGCTGCGCTACTGCAACGCGGCGCGCGGCGGGATCGCGGGCCCCGATCCCTTCGGCGCAGTTTCGCCATACGCGGACGGAATCGCGCTGAAGATCGATTCTTCCGCTGACGCGTCGCTCGACGTTGAGATCGGGTCGCGCGGCGAAAACCGCTCCGTCTATACGATTTCGGATATCGCGGTCTCTTCGGGCGAGCGTTATTACTTCTTCCCCTTCAGCCGCTTCGGCTGTCAGCCCGACGAAACGTTCAATTACATCTCGCTGACCTTCACCGGCGCGGACGAGGTATCCTTCTCCGACCTGCACGGCGTCGCGGGAGCGCTCGACGGCACGCGGAAAGCGGAGTATTCCGAAACGCCCGTCACGCCGCAGGCGCTTGACGGCGGCGGATACTTCAAACTGCTGCAAAAAGGCACTTCGCTCGCGCTGACGATGCTTACTCCCGCAGATACCGGCGACAGATGCTGCGTTTTCGCCGATGACGACCCGAACGACGACAGTCAGCTCTGGCTGATATGTCCCGACCCCTCCTCCTCCAACGCGGTGCGCTTCATAAACAAACACTACGCCTTCGCTCTCCGATGCGACCCGAACATCGGATCGACCATATCGGCTTCGCGGCCGAATCTCACCGAACCCGAGCAGGTTTTCAACTATTCTTATAACAAAGCCCGCGGATTCTCGTTCACTGTTTCGGGTAATCAGCGTCTCTCTTATACCGAATCATCATTAAAGTTCGTCTCAATGACCGGCGGGATCAAATACTTTGAGATCGTCTCCGTCGCCGCGCCCGAATGGAGCACCGTATGGAGCGACGAATTCGACGGCCGCGCTCTCGACAGAAACGTCTGGAACGTCAGGGACGGAGTCGTTGACGGCGGCGAGAACTGCTACGCCTTCCGCGACAGCGAAGAGAACGTCTATCTGCAGAACGGAAATCTCGTGATACACACCTTCGAGGGAGAGTACCGCGGGCGCCCCGCGACAAGCGGGCACGTCAGCACCGAGGATAACGTGCAGTTCGGCTACGGCAGGTATGAATTCCGCGTGAAAATGCCGCACGGACAGGGGATATTCCCCGCGCTCTGGATGATGGGCAACGACGACCTGTGGCCGCTGACGGGCGAGATCGATATTCTCGAAATGGTCGGATCCGGCCCGTCCGACGGCTGGAGGGACGACAAAAAAGCAATCGCCACCTTCCACTATGCCGACGAAAACGGCGAGCACCGCGAGATCGGCGGCTACTCGACAAACGGTTTTCTCTACTGCCCGGAGCGTCTTTCCGAGGATTATCACGTATACGCCGTTGAATGGGAAAAGGATCAGCTGCGCTGGTACTTCGACGATATACTTTATCTGACTGTCAACGTCGAAGACGCCGCGCTCGCCTCCGCGCTGCAGGAAAACCCGATGTACATACGCATCAACGTTGCGCTGCACGGGCCCGGCGACTATCAGCTGCCCGAAGATATGGCCGAGGCGTTCACGTACGTCGATTACGTCCGCTATATGAAGCCGCGCTCTTCGGCGGCGCCGCAGGACGGAATAAAATTCGACCGCGCGATTCCGACGTATGATTTCAGCCGGGAGTTCTGGTATCCTGCCAATGCCGGAGCCGCTGACGCCGCGCAGGATAAAATGCTGTATGCAAGCGGTTCTTCCGCGCTCAAGATATTCAGCGTCGGGGATATGAGCGAGCTTTACAGCGCCGAGATCGGCGGCGACCGGTACTGGATAAAAAGCTGCGCTTTATCCGCGGACGGCAGCCGCGCGGCTGCCGGATACACCGGCGGCGTCGCGGCATACAACGGCAGATTGAGCATAAGCGCCAAAACCGACTTCGCTTCAAACTCGCCCGTTGTCGCGTTAAGTCCCGACGGCTCGCGCTGCTACGCCGGCGGACAACCTAACGACTCGAGCGGTTTCTGCGATTACTTTTACGTTTACAATGCGTCGAATATGCGCTTGATCAAGAGCGAATACACCGGCAGCTGGGTGGACAGCATAGCAGTCCACGACAGCGGCGTTTACGCCTACGGGTGCTTCGACGGCACCGTGCGCGTGCGTTCCGCTTCCGACGCCGACCTCGGCGGTTTCACCGCGGGCGGCAGAGTGATAAGCATCGCCTTCTCTCCTGACGGAAAGAAACTCTACACCGCCGACGGCGGATGCAATATTTACGCTTACGATATCGAAAGCGGCACCGCGTCGCTCCTCGCCTCGCTCGGCGACGAAGTTTACCGTATCGCCGTTTCGCCGGACGGAACACGCCTCGCCGCCGCCTGCGGCGACTCCTGCGCGAGAGTCTACGACCTCGCGACCGGACGGCTCGCCGCGCGCCCCTGCCTCGGCAGATTGTTCGTCACCGCAGTCAATTATTCCGTCGACGGCAAGCTTCTGCTTCTCGGCGGTACCGACGGCAAGATCGGCGTTTTCCGCGCCGACGACGGGCATCCGCTCGCGCTGCTGACGGAAAACGACAGACCGCGTTGGTTCGACACCGCCGTCATCTGCGCGGATAACTCCGCCGTCATGTCGATACGCCGCATTTACGACTACCGATCCGGACCGATCGCGTGGACGCTTCCGTCCGATCTCATACCCGCCGACGGCGGAGATCCCTCCGCGCTGGACGCGCTTCCCTATTACGACGAAACGGCCTACACCGCCGAAAGCTACGCGCCTTACGCCGCCGCCCTGAAAAACGCACACGCGGTCAAGGTGAACAGATACTCCGCGCAGGCGGTCATAGACGCCGCCGCGCAGGCGCTTTCCGACGCCGAGTCCGCGCTTGAAGAAAAGACAGTCAGGGGCGACCTCGACGGCGACGGCGAAGTCACCGTCTCCGACGCGCTCCGCGCCCTCCGCTTCGCGGCGGGGCTTTCCGAGCCGGACGAAAACGCTCTTCGCTCAGGCGACGCTGACGCGGACGGCGAAATAACCGTGTCCGACGCGCTCGTGATACTCCGGGTCGCCATTGGGTTGACAAGCACACTCTGA